From the genome of Mycteria americana isolate JAX WOST 10 ecotype Jacksonville Zoo and Gardens chromosome 12, USCA_MyAme_1.0, whole genome shotgun sequence, one region includes:
- the GSPT1 gene encoding eukaryotic peptide chain release factor GTP-binding subunit ERF3A, with the protein MEANGSGSGSSSDSAPDCWDQADIEPGSGAGPGSAPPAAEAEAQQELLGAAFSRQLNVNAKPFVPNVHAAEFVPSFLRGGPAPGLPPPSPPPGLPPPPPHGAPVETSPEEQTASCEGSNAAVNMEISESVVENGETEMSPEDSWDHKEETSEAELGGGPAGDAGPSEESAQEMMEEEEEIPKPKSVVAPPGAPKKEHVNVVFIGHVDAGKSTIGGQIMYLTGMVDKRTLEKYEREAKEKNRETWYLSWALDTNQEERDKGKTVEVGRAYFETEKKHFTILDAPGHKSFVPNMIGGASQADLAVLVISARKGEFETGFEKGGQTREHAMLAKTAGVKHLIVLINKMDDPTVNWSNERYEECKEKLVPFLKKVGFNPKKDIHFMPCSGLTGANLKEQSEFCPWYIGLPFIPYLDNLPNFNRSVDGPIRLPIVDKYKDMGTVVLGKLESGSICKGQQLVMMPNKHNVEVLGILSDDVETDSVAPGENLKIRLKGIEEEEILPGFILCDPNNLCHSGRTFDAQIVIIEHKSIICPGYNAVLHIHTCIEEVEITALICLVDKKTGEKSKTRPRFVKQDQVCIARLRTAGTICLETFKDFPQMGRFTLRDEGKTIAIGKVLKLVPEKD; encoded by the exons ATGGAGGCGAAcgggagcggcagcgggagcagcagcGACTCGGCTCCCGACTGCTGGGATCAGGCGGACATCGAGCCGGGCAGCGGCGCTGGCCCAGGgtccgccccgccggccgcggagGCCGAggcccagcaggagctgctcgGGGCGGCCTTCAGCCGGCAGCTGAACGTCAATGCTAAGCCCTTCGTGCCCAACGTCCACGCCGCCGAGTTCGTGCCGTCCTTCCTGAGGGGAGGCCCGGCGCCCGGCCTGCCGCCACCCTCGCCCCCGCccggcctgccgccgccgccgccccacg gagCACCTGTAGAGACTTCTCCAGAGGAGCAGACAGCCTCTTGTGAAG GTTCAAATGCTGCTGTTAACATGGAAATTTCAGAATCTGTTG TGGAAAATGGAGAGACAGAAATGTCCCCAGAAGATTCGTGGgaccacaaagaagaaacaagcGAAGCAGAGCTAGGAGGTGGTCCTGCAGGGGATGCAGGGCCTTCTGAAGAAAGCGCTCAGGAAAtgatggaagaggaggaggaaataccGAAACCAAAATCTGTTGTAGCACCACCAGGTGCCCCTAAAAAAGAGCATGTAAATGTAGTATTCATTGGGCACGTAG atgctggCAAGTCAACTATTGGAGGACAAATAAT GTATTTGACAGGAATGGTTGACAAAAGAACacttgaaaaatatgaaagagaagctaaagaaaaaaacagagaaacatg gtaccTTTCATGGGCCTTAGACACAAACCAAGAAGAACGAGACAAAGGGAAAACGGTAGAAGTGGGTCGTGCCTATTTTGAAACTGAGAAGAAACACTTCACTATTCTAGATGCTCCTGGACATAAGAGCTTTGTTCCAAATATGATTGGTGGGGCTTCTCAAGCTGATCTTGCTGTGCTG gttatttctgcaagaaaaggaGAGTTTGAAACTGGATTTGAGAAAGGTGGACAAACAAGAGAACATGCCATGTTAGCAAAAACAGCAGGTGTAAAACATTTAATAGTTCTTATTAATAAAATGGATGATCCAACTGTAAACTGGAGTAATGAAAG ATATGAGGAATGTAAAGAGAAACTGGTGCCATTTTTGAAGAAAGTTGGCTTCAATCCCAAAAAGGATATTCACTTCATGCCCTGCTCAGGACTGACTGGAGCAAACCTTAAAGAACAGTCAGAATTCTGTCCTTGGTATAT TGGATTACCATTTATTCCATACCTGGATAATTTGCCAAACTTCAACCGTTCAGTTGATGGACCAATCAGGCTGCCAATTGTGGATAAATATAAg gatATGGGCACTGTGGTCCTTGGGAAGCTGGAGTCGGGCTCTATTTGCAAAGGACAACAGCTTGTGATGATGCCAAACAAG caCAATGTGGAAGTTCTTGGAATCCTTTCTGATGATGTAGAAACTGATTCAGTAGCCCCAGGTGAAAATCTAAAGATCAGACTGAAGGGAATTGAAGAGGAAGAGATCCTCCCAGGATTTATTCTCTGTGATCCCAACAACCTGTGTCATTCTGGACGCACTTTTGATGCCCAG ATAGTGATAATTGAGCACAAATCCATTATCTGCCCAGGTTataatgctgtgctgcacatccACACCTGTATTGAAGAAGTTGAGATAACA GCCTTAATCTGCTTGGTAGacaaaaaaacaggagaaaaaagtaagACACGGCCCCGTTTTGTGAAACAAGATCAAGTATGCATTGCCCGTTTAAGGACAGCAGGAACTATCTGCCTTGAGACATTCAAAGATTTCCCTCAGATGGGTCGCTTTACCTTAAGAGATGAGG G